In one Arachis duranensis cultivar V14167 chromosome 9, aradu.V14167.gnm2.J7QH, whole genome shotgun sequence genomic region, the following are encoded:
- the LOC107466578 gene encoding haloacid dehalogenase-like hydrolase domain-containing protein At2g33255 yields MKNAVSAYKAVSATIIATVTLHHEHTHFTTATNSLPSSSMPLFSSILSKTATTRSLLMSSSRSPKTRLRGVVFDMDGTLTVPAIDFAAMYRAVLGEHEYNRIKSQNPSGIDILHEIENWTPQKQRKAFETIADYERQGLDRLQIMPGAAELCGLLDSKNIRRGLITRNVKSAVDLFHERFGITFSPALSREFRPYKPDPAPLLHICSVWDVLPNEVIMVGDSLKDDVACGKRAGAFTCLLDETGRYDSPKYADVEHKPDFKVTSLAEVYSILEVNFDLSP; encoded by the exons ATGAAAAATGCGGTGTCTGCCTACAAAGCAGTTTCAGCCACAATCATTGCCACCGTCACTCTGCATCACGAACATACACACTTCACTACCGCCACTAATTCACTACCATCATCATCCATGCCATTGTTCTCATCTATCCTCTCCAAAACCGCCACAACAAGGTCTCTCTTAATGTCGTCTTCGCGTTCCCCCAAAACGCGCCTCAGGGGCGTCGTTTTCGACATGGACGGAACCCTAACCGTTCCCGCCATCGACTTTGCCGCCATGTACAGAGCTGTCCTTGGTGAACACGAATACAACAGAATCAAATCTCAGAACCCTTCCGGGATTGATATCTTGCACGAGATTGAGAACTGGACCCCTCAGAAACAGCGCAAGGCCTTTGAAACCATTGCTGATTACGAGCGCCAGGGTCTTGATCGTCTTCAAATCATGCCCG GTGCTGCTGAGCTTTGTGGTCTTCTCGATTCGAAGAATATAAG GAGGGGATTGATCACACGCAATGTAAAGTCAGCCGTTGATTTGTTCCATGAACGATTTGGG ATTACATTTTCTCCAGCATTAAGTAGGGAGTTTCGTCCCTATAAACCGGATCCTGCTCCGCTTCTACATATATGTTCTGTTTGGGATGTTCTACCAAATGAAGTAATAATGGTTGGAGATAGCCTTAAAGATGAT GTTGCTTGCGGGAAGCGAGCAGGAGCATTTACATGCTTGCTTGACGAGACGGGAAGGTATGATTCTCCCAAGTACGCTGATGTTGAACACAAACCGGATTTCAAGGTGACTTCCCTTGCTGAAGTTTACTCAATTTTGGAGGTAAATTTTGACTTGTCACCATGA
- the LOC107466563 gene encoding carboxyl-terminal-processing peptidase 2, chloroplastic: MEIVASSVNASFSLPSSSHNFSIPQVPQLKCLSLRVIESRFSLTHGKNKKGVGFTNRDCGNEYSLVGVAPWISSNKLFPRSCLFRSSWSFLARRRKRKSVMKLKDFSFGLKHHASVLFVRLVTGVMLVMSISLASSNPSWALTEENLLFLEAWRVIDRAYIDKSFNGQSWFRYREDALRKEPMNNREETYTAIRKMLATLDDPFTRFLEPEKLRSLRSGTQGALTGVGISIGYPTKAAMPSGGLVVISASPGGPAYRAGVSSGDIILGIDDTSTENLGLYDAAERLQGPEGSSVALTIRSGSDVKHLSLTREKVSLNPVTSRLCKTPASGNDSPKVGYIKLTSFNQNASSAIKEAINTLRSENVNAFVLDLRDNSGGLFPEGIETAKIWLDKGVIVYICDSRGIRDILDTDGSNALAISEPLAVLVNKGTASASEILAGALKDNKRAILFGEPTFGKGKIQSVFELSDGSGLVVTVARYETPAHIDIDKVGVIPDHPLPTSFPKDEDAFCNCLQDPASSCHVNRVQLFSR, from the exons ATGGAGATCGTTGCGAGCTCTGTGAATGCTTCCTTttctctcccttcttcttctcacaACTTTTCCATTCCTCAG GTGCCACAGTTAAAGTGTCTTTCTTTAAGAGTAATAGAATCTAGGTTTTCATTGACACATGGGAAGAATAAGAAAGGTGTTGGTTTTACTAATAGGGATTGTGGAAATGAATACTCACTTGTTGGGGTGGCACCATGGATTAGTAGTAACAAGCTTTTTCCACGGTCCTGCTTGTTCCGATCAAGTTGGAGTTTCCTTGCCAGAAGGAGGAAACGGAAGAGTGTTATGAAGCTGAAAGATTTTTCATTTGGCTTAAAACACCATGCTTCGGTTTTATTTGTGCGGTTGGTTACCGGAGTGATGTTGGTTATGTCAATTTCTTTGGCTTCCAGCAATCCATCAT GGGCCCTGACTGAAGAGAATCTTCTCTTTTTGGAGGCATGGAGAGTAATTGACCGGGCATATATCGATAAAAGTTTTAATGGACAAAGTTGGTTTAGGTATAGAGAAGATGCTCTGCGCAAGGAACCAATGAACAATCGAGAAGAGACAT ATACGGCAATAAGAAAGATGCTAGCCACATTGGATGATCCCTTCACAAGGTTTCTGGAGCCAGAAAAGCTCAGAAGTCTGAGG TCTGGAACTCAAGGCGCTCTCACTGGAGTAGGCATTTCCATAGGCTACCCTACGAAAGCTGCAATGCCATCTGGTGGACTTGTTGTCATTTCAGCTTCTCCTGGCGGTCCTGCATATAGAGCTGGTGTTTCGTCGGGAGATATAATTCTGGGAATTGATGATACAAGCACAGAAAACTTGGGATTATATGATGCAGCTGAACGCCTACA GGGACCTGAAGGAAGCTCTGTAGCTTTGACCATTCGAAGTGGTTCAGATGTAAAGCACCTATCCTTGAC GAGAGAGAAAGTATCATTGAATCCAGTTACGTCGAGGCTATGCAAGACACCTGCTTCAGGAAATGATTCGCCAAAAGTTGGCTATATCAAACTAACATCTTTCAACCAAAATGCTTCAA GTGCTATCAAGGAAGCAATCAATACATTAAGGAGTGAAAATGTTAATGCATTTGTTTTGGACCTTAGAGATAATAG TGGTGGTCTTTTCCCTGAAGGAATTGAGACTGCCAAAATTTG GTTGGATAAAGGTGTGATTGTGTATATTTGCGATAGTCGGGGTATCCGAGACATACTCGATACAGATGGAAGCAACGCACTAGCTATTTCAGAACCCCTAGCTGTACTG GTGAATAAGGGAACTGCAAGTGCAAGCGAAATCTTAGCCGGTGCATTGAAAGATAACAAAAGGGCGATATTGTTTGGAGAACCAACATTTGGAAAAGG GAAGATCCAATCAGTTTTTGAGCTGTCAGATGGCTCCGGACTAGTTGTTACAGTTGCTCGATACGAGACACCTGCACACATAGATATCGACAAG GTTGGTGTCATCCCTGACCATCCTCTACCAACATCATTTCCTAAGGATGAGGATGCATTTTGCAACTGCCTTCAGGATCCTGCATCTTCTTGCCATGTCAACAGGGTTCAACTATTTTCAAGATGA